The following proteins are co-located in the Gordonia polyisoprenivorans genome:
- a CDS encoding acyl-CoA dehydrogenase family protein has protein sequence MLQLLDVTITIVTLVLPSYHEEIFMIQPTVQDFTDFFLNEYEPASGPIEETDVIPEDLLKRAADAGAYRMTIPTEYGGWGMTVREYLPYLEGAAQGHGSGRMLVHLTNGVWRPLVRFGNEQQRSIVRDIAAGEAVVAFCLTEAAGGTGRDLKSEARRDGNGWRMSGEKHLITFADRADHFILVVATDDRGAKDSLTAFLVPRNTEGFEIDATQHTMGLHGTGHAWLRYNDMFVDDSMRLGELGEGLDVALTFLDYSRVSLSNCMVGLAQRALDEAKEFAKRRVTFGKPISERQAIQTHLADMYADVNAGRGLVRTAAELCDAGADFTAAAATAKLFNLNMVGRVTDLSLRVHGGYGYTKEAPIERIYRDARGFWFEEGTAEIQRLVIARHVLES, from the coding sequence TTGCTGCAACTCCTAGACGTAACTATTACTATAGTTACACTAGTTTTACCTAGTTATCACGAGGAGATTTTCATGATTCAGCCGACAGTCCAAGACTTCACCGACTTCTTTCTCAATGAATACGAGCCTGCTTCGGGTCCGATCGAGGAGACCGACGTCATCCCTGAGGACCTGCTGAAGAGGGCGGCCGATGCGGGCGCTTACCGGATGACGATTCCGACCGAGTACGGCGGCTGGGGCATGACGGTGCGCGAGTACCTCCCGTACCTCGAGGGCGCAGCGCAGGGTCACGGCTCGGGCCGCATGTTGGTGCACCTGACCAACGGCGTGTGGCGCCCATTGGTGCGTTTCGGAAACGAGCAGCAGCGGTCGATCGTGCGCGACATCGCCGCCGGAGAGGCCGTAGTGGCCTTCTGCCTCACCGAAGCCGCAGGCGGCACGGGGAGGGACCTGAAGTCCGAAGCCCGCCGCGACGGCAATGGCTGGCGGATGTCGGGCGAGAAGCATCTGATCACCTTCGCCGACAGAGCCGACCACTTCATCCTGGTGGTCGCTACGGACGATCGTGGTGCCAAGGATTCGCTCACGGCGTTCCTGGTTCCTCGAAACACCGAGGGTTTCGAGATCGATGCGACTCAGCACACCATGGGTCTGCACGGCACCGGTCACGCCTGGTTGCGCTACAACGACATGTTCGTCGACGACAGTATGCGGCTCGGAGAGCTGGGCGAGGGTCTCGACGTGGCGCTCACCTTCCTCGACTACAGCCGTGTCTCACTGTCGAACTGCATGGTCGGCCTCGCGCAGCGCGCGCTCGACGAGGCTAAGGAGTTCGCCAAGCGGCGCGTCACTTTCGGTAAGCCGATCTCCGAGCGCCAGGCCATCCAAACGCACCTCGCCGACATGTACGCCGACGTGAACGCCGGTCGCGGCCTCGTCCGCACCGCCGCCGAGCTGTGTGACGCGGGTGCCGACTTCACTGCGGCAGCGGCGACGGCAAAGCTGTTCAACCTGAACATGGTCGGCCGCGTGACCGATCTGTCGCTTCGCGTGCACGGTGGGTACGGCTACACCAAGGAGGCACCCATCGAGCGCATCTACCGTGATGCTCGCGGATTCTGGTTCGAGGAGGGCACCGCCGAGATTCAGCGGCTCGTCATCGCTCGGCACGTGCTCGAATCCTGA
- a CDS encoding MaoC/PaaZ C-terminal domain-containing protein codes for MTIEANYDVTMQAIVRYAGASGDFTPVHYDTEALTAAGYDTFFAMGMLAAGRLGGLVATTYGDDSVRSLHTRFRHRSNVGTTVTLRLHPSGSIDDDGCMNVRLEALDDSGTVIADGDARVLATEQTPA; via the coding sequence ATGACCATCGAGGCGAACTACGACGTGACGATGCAGGCAATCGTTCGTTACGCGGGGGCGAGCGGAGACTTCACCCCGGTGCACTACGACACCGAGGCACTGACGGCGGCCGGCTACGACACGTTCTTCGCGATGGGCATGCTTGCTGCCGGCAGACTCGGCGGTCTGGTCGCAACGACCTACGGTGACGACAGCGTGCGCTCGCTGCACACCCGCTTCCGTCACCGCTCCAATGTCGGCACCACTGTCACTCTCCGACTCCATCCGAGTGGATCGATCGACGACGACGGGTGCATGAACGTTCGTCTCGAAGCGCTCGACGACAGTGGCACCGTCATCGCCGACGGCGACGCCCGAGTCCTGGCTACCGAACAGACACCCGCGTGA